A region from the Enterobacteriaceae endosymbiont of Donacia clavipes genome encodes:
- the tuf gene encoding elongation factor Tu — MSKKKFERSKPHINVGTIGHVDHGKTTLTAAITTVLSKKYGGTAKAFEQIDNAPEEKERGITINTSHVEYDTKFRHYAHVDCPGHADYVKNMITGAAQMDGAILVVAATDGPMPQTREHILLARQVGVPYIIVFLNKCDMVDDEELLELVEMEVRDLLTQYNFPGDTTPIVRGSALKALEGDKKWENKIIELTNYLDTYIPDPIRVIDKPFLLPIEDVFSISGRGTVVTGRVERGIIKVGEEVEIIGIKDTIKSICTGVEMFRKLLDEGRAGENIGVLLRGIKREDIERGQVLAKPGSITPHIKFEAEVYILSKDEGGRHTAFFKGYRPQFYFRTTDVTGTIELPSNIEMVMPGDNINMIVTLINPIAMTNGLRFAIREGGRTVGAGVVTKVLQ, encoded by the coding sequence GTGTCTAAAAAAAAATTTGAACGTTCTAAACCTCATATTAATGTAGGTACTATAGGACATGTTGATCATGGTAAAACAACTTTAACAGCAGCTATTACAACTGTTTTATCAAAAAAATATGGTGGTACAGCAAAAGCTTTTGAACAAATTGATAATGCTCCAGAAGAAAAAGAAAGAGGTATAACTATAAATACTTCTCATGTTGAATATGATACTAAATTTCGTCATTACGCACATGTAGATTGTCCAGGACATGCTGATTATGTAAAAAACATGATTACAGGTGCTGCTCAAATGGATGGTGCTATATTAGTTGTTGCTGCAACAGATGGACCTATGCCACAAACTAGAGAACATATTTTATTAGCGAGACAAGTAGGTGTTCCTTATATTATTGTTTTTCTTAATAAATGTGATATGGTTGATGACGAAGAATTATTAGAATTAGTAGAGATGGAAGTTCGTGATTTATTAACACAATATAATTTTCCAGGAGATACTACACCTATTGTACGAGGTTCTGCTTTAAAAGCATTAGAAGGTGATAAAAAATGGGAAAATAAAATAATAGAATTAACAAATTATTTAGATACCTATATTCCTGATCCTATAAGAGTTATTGATAAACCCTTTTTATTACCAATAGAAGATGTTTTTTCAATTTCAGGAAGAGGTACAGTAGTTACTGGAAGAGTAGAAAGAGGTATAATAAAAGTTGGAGAAGAAGTAGAAATTATAGGTATTAAAGATACCATTAAATCTATTTGTACTGGTGTAGAAATGTTTCGTAAATTATTGGACGAAGGACGTGCTGGAGAAAATATAGGAGTTTTATTACGAGGAATAAAAAGAGAAGATATAGAAAGAGGACAAGTTTTAGCAAAACCAGGATCAATTACACCACATATTAAATTTGAAGCAGAAGTATATATTTTATCTAAAGATGAGGGTGGTAGACATACGGCCTTTTTCAAAGGATATCGTCCTCAATTTTATTTTAGAACAACAGATGTAACTGGAACTATAGAGTTACCTTCAAATATTGAAATGGTTATGCCAGGAGATAATATCAATATGATTGTTACATTAATTAATCCTATAGCTATGACTAATGGTTTACGTTTTGCGATTCGTGAAGGTGGACGTACTGTTGGAGCTGGAGTGGTTACAAAAGTTTTACAATAA